In a genomic window of bacterium HR11:
- the btuB gene encoding Vitamin B12 transporter BtuB, with protein MSGGRSVGSLRTATGHAPLAMRRSSFAPRHSPLAARASPATAVFLLMAWTAWAGEVGQVRGRVLLESDRSPLPGATVRVERTPWVAVSDERGEFAFLAVAPGVYTVTCTLEGFVPYQVTDVVVRADSVTEVTCLMRLAGASVVEVYGVRPVDPTNPATYHVITRQQSKASIPPDIFSQAKLIPGVVQNGEILDYVFIRGTPQRATALSVEGLDARNAVHMTTGVPVFAKGALESIEVVTGSMAPEYGNAIGGVLNTVVSGGEGERGFYGDVAFTSTDAAFFDRPSRQRDQRLLQTEVGWNPGERWGLKLAFADYGGNAMPWTYQVNEDFVDFYDFWLIGRWQPSARSRWKVVYERARGTVRFHSGPTQEGQVVPRLFWQTRPHENDTFLLTWYGQVGSQTVLSWQAGYLRTLDGSAPTFDGDRQYLTRDQVVENALRSGGERRLWDYWPEITFYESRRYQSRFSVETLRWPGHDVKTVLDVQYLQIPDGYYWNAQPVWAAAVLGCPGGPQCPLPAPVQPRNLLLGVDYAGSGLQVGWAVQDFWTLRPGLRWMYGLRVDYWSYMESRWAVSPRTSLIWEPRPGTVLKFSVGLFAQPVPPAAAFLREQSFGLPISFAVLSGLFPELVGPTAIWTRSYVVDASACRSGLLRGDLSACRTARTDMKPERAWHLEIEFGQALSPGWVLRVNPYYRRLWDMLFNGRGFTHPAGQNVGDRWPPALVNGGRGRAYGVEVSLLKTQGALRGWVSYSYAVAEGTFPSADYRGGGLLVGDFRPLNFDVRHQVQVSLDWSTAWAGGLSVNTGLQWNTGYPTTRRYWRLWTCQYDRLGLPPPGALPIGPAGCIYVPDIDPATGLQRQGLFNAERMPALLKWDLKVEKTLLRHGPARLHAVLQVDNVLNRKNYGTWTTEQNSYREIDAETGQVISEGARLADRRFQLGLRLTW; from the coding sequence ATGAGCGGCGGACGTTCGGTAGGCTCCCTGCGGACGGCGACGGGCCACGCGCCGCTTGCTATGCGCCGCTCGTCGTTCGCCCCTCGCCATTCGCCCCTCGCCGCTCGCGCCTCGCCGGCGACGGCGGTCTTCCTCCTGATGGCCTGGACGGCCTGGGCCGGGGAGGTCGGCCAGGTCCGGGGTCGGGTCCTCCTGGAATCGGACCGGTCGCCCCTGCCGGGCGCCACGGTCCGGGTCGAGCGCACGCCCTGGGTCGCCGTCAGCGACGAACGGGGCGAGTTCGCCTTCCTGGCCGTGGCGCCGGGCGTGTACACGGTGACCTGTACGCTGGAGGGCTTTGTGCCCTATCAGGTCACGGACGTCGTCGTCCGGGCCGATTCGGTGACGGAGGTCACGTGTCTCATGCGTCTGGCCGGGGCGTCCGTCGTCGAGGTTTACGGGGTCCGGCCCGTGGACCCGACGAATCCGGCGACCTACCACGTCATCACCCGCCAGCAGTCGAAGGCCTCCATCCCGCCGGACATCTTCAGTCAGGCGAAGCTCATCCCCGGCGTCGTTCAGAACGGAGAAATCCTGGACTACGTCTTCATCCGGGGCACGCCCCAGCGGGCGACGGCCCTGAGCGTCGAGGGCCTGGACGCCCGGAATGCCGTCCACATGACGACGGGCGTACCCGTCTTTGCGAAGGGTGCCCTCGAGAGCATCGAGGTCGTCACGGGAAGCATGGCGCCTGAATACGGCAACGCCATCGGCGGCGTCCTCAACACGGTCGTCTCGGGCGGCGAGGGCGAGCGGGGATTTTACGGCGACGTGGCCTTCACCTCGACGGACGCCGCCTTCTTCGACCGGCCCTCCCGTCAGCGAGACCAGCGCCTGCTCCAGACTGAAGTCGGTTGGAATCCCGGCGAGCGGTGGGGCCTGAAGCTAGCCTTCGCCGACTACGGCGGCAACGCCATGCCCTGGACGTACCAGGTCAACGAGGACTTTGTGGACTTTTACGACTTCTGGCTGATCGGCCGGTGGCAACCCTCGGCCCGGAGCCGCTGGAAGGTCGTCTACGAGCGGGCCCGGGGGACCGTCCGATTTCATTCGGGTCCGACCCAGGAGGGCCAGGTCGTGCCGAGGCTCTTCTGGCAGACGCGGCCCCACGAGAACGACACTTTCCTCCTGACCTGGTACGGCCAGGTCGGGTCTCAGACGGTCCTGTCCTGGCAGGCCGGTTACCTGCGGACCTTGGACGGGTCGGCCCCGACGTTCGACGGCGACCGACAGTACCTGACGCGGGACCAGGTCGTCGAAAACGCCCTCCGGAGCGGCGGGGAGCGGCGTCTGTGGGACTACTGGCCGGAGATCACCTTCTACGAGTCCCGTCGGTACCAATCCCGATTTTCCGTAGAGACCCTCCGATGGCCGGGCCACGACGTCAAGACGGTCCTGGACGTGCAGTACCTGCAGATCCCGGACGGCTACTACTGGAACGCTCAGCCCGTCTGGGCGGCCGCCGTCCTCGGCTGTCCGGGCGGCCCGCAGTGTCCCCTCCCGGCACCCGTTCAGCCCCGGAACCTCCTGCTCGGCGTCGATTACGCCGGGAGCGGTCTTCAGGTCGGATGGGCCGTCCAGGACTTCTGGACGCTTCGGCCCGGCCTGCGGTGGATGTACGGCCTGCGAGTCGACTACTGGTCGTACATGGAGTCCCGATGGGCCGTGAGCCCCCGGACGAGCCTGATCTGGGAGCCCCGGCCGGGGACGGTCCTGAAGTTCAGCGTCGGCCTCTTTGCCCAGCCGGTCCCCCCGGCGGCGGCCTTCCTGCGGGAGCAGTCCTTCGGCCTGCCCATCAGCTTTGCGGTCCTCAGCGGTCTGTTTCCCGAACTCGTCGGGCCGACGGCCATCTGGACCCGGTCCTACGTGGTGGACGCCTCGGCCTGCCGGTCGGGCCTCCTGCGGGGCGACCTGTCGGCCTGTCGGACGGCCCGGACGGACATGAAGCCCGAAAGGGCCTGGCACCTGGAGATAGAGTTCGGCCAGGCCCTAAGCCCGGGATGGGTCCTTCGAGTCAATCCCTACTATCGCCGCCTGTGGGACATGCTGTTCAACGGCCGGGGTTTCACCCATCCGGCGGGCCAGAACGTCGGCGACCGGTGGCCTCCGGCTTTGGTCAACGGCGGTCGGGGTCGGGCGTACGGCGTCGAGGTCAGCCTCTTGAAGACGCAGGGCGCCCTCCGGGGATGGGTCTCTTACAGCTATGCCGTCGCCGAGGGCACCTTTCCGTCGGCCGACTACCGGGGCGGCGGCCTCCTCGTCGGGGACTTCCGGCCCCTGAACTTTGACGTCCGCCACCAAGTCCAGGTCAGCCTCGACTGGTCGACGGCCTGGGCCGGCGGCCTCTCCGTGAATACGGGCCTCCAGTGGAATACGGGCTACCCGACGACCCGGCGGTACTGGCGGCTGTGGACCTGCCAGTACGACCGCCTGGGCCTCCCGCCGCCGGGGGCCCTGCCCATCGGTCCGGCCGGCTGTATTTACGTCCCCGACATCGACCCGGCGACGGGCCTCCAGCGGCAGGGCCTGTTTAACGCCGAGCGTATGCCGGCCCTTCTCAAATGGGACCTGAAGGTCGAAAAGACCCTCCTGCGTCATGGACCCGCCCGGCTCCATGCGGTCCTCCAGGTCGACAACGTCCTGAATCGGAAGAACTACGGGACCTGGACGACGGAGCAGAACTCCTACCGGGAAATCGATGCCGAGACGGGTCAGGTCATCTCCGAGGGTGCCCGCCTGGCGGACCGCCGGTTCCAGCTCGGCCTGCGGCTGACGTGGTAA
- the mutY gene encoding Adenine DNA glycosylase — protein MMRGVRDFPVEAFRDALRAWFQANARDLPWRRSRDPYRVWVSEVMLQQTRVETVRTYYERFIRRFPDVEALAAAELAEVLRYWQGLGYYRRARHLHAAARRIVRDRAGRWPQTVQEWLALPGVGPYMARAVASIAFGVPTGVVDGNVRRVLARLGGLKQPAVRDLQAWADGLVDPRDPGMFNQAMMELGATVCTPVRPRCGDCPVRTFCRGFSTGRPEQFPTPVRRAEPPEERWWVVLWSHRGRWLLGHKRDGLLQDMWLFPMWPERTGDVETDVLTFWSPPDLRAAADVLRPLAPVVHEFTHRRWRLRPVWIPWPDGWDPPSVDGVMASTGMFQSWQWFPQAYLRRIPIPRAHRKVLAALARPVLRPMTG, from the coding sequence ATGATGCGGGGCGTGCGTGATTTTCCGGTCGAGGCCTTTCGGGACGCCCTCCGGGCATGGTTTCAGGCGAATGCCCGGGACCTGCCGTGGCGGCGGTCCCGGGACCCCTACCGCGTGTGGGTCTCCGAGGTCATGCTCCAGCAGACGCGGGTCGAGACGGTCCGGACTTACTATGAGCGCTTCATTCGCCGATTCCCCGACGTCGAGGCCCTGGCGGCCGCCGAGCTGGCCGAGGTCCTGCGCTACTGGCAGGGCCTGGGCTACTACCGCCGGGCCCGCCACCTTCACGCGGCGGCCCGCCGGATCGTCCGGGACCGGGCCGGTCGATGGCCGCAGACGGTCCAGGAGTGGCTCGCCCTGCCGGGGGTCGGCCCTTACATGGCCCGGGCGGTCGCCAGCATCGCCTTCGGCGTGCCGACGGGCGTCGTCGACGGCAACGTCCGCCGCGTGTTGGCACGGCTGGGGGGCCTCAAACAGCCGGCCGTTCGAGACCTGCAGGCTTGGGCCGACGGCCTGGTCGACCCGCGGGACCCCGGCATGTTCAATCAGGCGATGATGGAGCTGGGGGCCACGGTTTGCACGCCTGTACGGCCCCGGTGCGGGGACTGTCCGGTCCGGACCTTCTGCCGGGGCTTCTCGACGGGTCGGCCCGAACAGTTCCCGACCCCCGTGCGGAGGGCGGAGCCGCCGGAAGAGCGGTGGTGGGTCGTCCTGTGGAGCCACCGGGGCCGCTGGCTCCTCGGCCACAAGCGGGACGGCCTCCTGCAGGACATGTGGCTGTTCCCGATGTGGCCCGAACGGACGGGCGATGTCGAGACGGACGTCCTGACGTTCTGGTCGCCGCCGGACCTCCGGGCGGCCGCCGACGTCCTCCGACCCCTGGCGCCTGTCGTTCACGAATTCACCCACCGACGCTGGCGGCTCCGGCCCGTCTGGATTCCGTGGCCGGACGGGTGGGACCCCCCGTCGGTCGACGGGGTCATGGCCTCGACCGGGATGTTCCAAAGCTGGCAGTGGTTTCCCCAGGCCTACCTCCGGCGGATTCCCATTCCCCGGGCCCACCGGAAGGTCCTGGCCGCCTTGGCCCGGCCGGTCCTCCGACCGATGACCGGATGA